In Acidobacteriota bacterium, one DNA window encodes the following:
- a CDS encoding beta-ketoacyl synthase N-terminal-like domain-containing protein produces MTVVVTSAGLVSSLGDTPASFHQALCEGRSGQGPVDHFDCDRLPRADAFPIADFSPREHLGPGNLRALDRTSRLATCGVQKALDAGTWGDNGAREGLGLVLGTMFGSIRTISEFDRRCLEAGPQYVKPLDFANSVINAAAGQAAIWHRLPGINATLTGGPMAGLQAIGYGADRIRRGRSRSLLAGGAEELSFEASFGFTRAGQVADDGAPRPFSDTGEGFLLGEGAAFLVLEEGAAAGRRGAAPLAEVRGQGNAFDASRGEHAERAVATATRAIGLALEEAGLAAGDIAAVFGGASGWRPGDQCEADALARIFGARVPVTAIKALVGECLGASGGLQAVAALETLRTGQLPGTPGTTDAMAGLDVPSTARALDRPENLLITAAGFDGNHYALILGRAT; encoded by the coding sequence ATGACCGTCGTCGTCACCTCCGCCGGCCTGGTCAGCAGCCTCGGCGACACCCCTGCGTCCTTTCACCAGGCGCTTTGCGAAGGGCGTTCCGGGCAGGGTCCCGTCGACCACTTCGACTGTGATCGCCTGCCGCGGGCGGACGCCTTCCCGATCGCCGACTTCTCGCCTCGGGAGCACCTCGGGCCGGGCAACCTGCGCGCCCTCGATCGCACCTCCCGCCTGGCCACCTGTGGCGTCCAAAAGGCCCTCGATGCCGGCACCTGGGGTGACAATGGTGCCCGCGAAGGTCTCGGCCTGGTGCTCGGCACCATGTTCGGCAGCATCCGCACCATTTCGGAGTTCGATCGCCGCTGCCTCGAAGCCGGACCGCAGTACGTCAAGCCGCTCGATTTCGCCAACAGCGTGATCAACGCCGCCGCCGGTCAGGCGGCCATCTGGCACCGGCTGCCGGGGATCAACGCCACCCTCACCGGCGGCCCGATGGCCGGCCTGCAGGCCATCGGCTACGGCGCCGACCGCATCCGCCGCGGCCGCTCCCGGTCTCTGTTGGCGGGCGGCGCCGAGGAGCTCTCCTTCGAGGCCAGCTTCGGCTTCACCCGCGCCGGGCAGGTCGCCGACGACGGCGCCCCTCGGCCCTTCTCGGACACCGGCGAGGGTTTCCTCCTCGGCGAAGGCGCCGCCTTCCTGGTGCTCGAGGAAGGCGCCGCCGCCGGTCGCCGAGGCGCCGCGCCGTTGGCCGAGGTCCGCGGTCAGGGCAATGCCTTCGACGCCTCCCGCGGTGAACACGCGGAGCGCGCCGTCGCGACGGCCACCCGCGCCATCGGACTCGCCCTCGAGGAGGCCGGCCTGGCCGCCGGCGACATCGCCGCCGTCTTCGGCGGCGCCAGCGGCTGGCGACCGGGGGACCAGTGCGAGGCAGACGCCCTGGCCCGCATCTTCGGAGCGAGAGTCCCGGTGACGGCGATCAAGGCCTTGGTCGGCGAGTGCCTCGGCGCCTCCGGCGGTCTCCAGGCCGTTGCCGCCCTCGAGACCCTGCGCACGGGGCAGCTTCCCGGCACCCCGGGGACGACGGACGCGATGGCGGGCCTCGACGTGCCATCCACCGCCCGTGCTCTCGACCGTCCCGAGAACCTGCTGATCACCGCTGCCGGCTTCGACGGCAACCACTACGCCCTGATTCTGGGGAGAGCCACATGA
- a CDS encoding tryptophan 7-halogenase has product MSTAAQPNDHYDVVILGGGLAGQTLARHLLLETERRILLLEYLDELPAPQQKVGESSVQLAGYYFSKVLDLEELLFHEHFMKYNLRFYWKSGDRPNDAFEDYSQAYIRPFSNIASYQLDRNAFEGALLERNGRSERFTHQLGARRIKAPLEGPGPHPVTYSAAGRDHRVTADWVVDTTGRMRFVANRRQLQRDNPIHHGAYFWWVDGLVDIEKLSDQSRRQQRQRASRRQTGHLPFWLATNHFMGRGLLVLGHSAAGQDQPRPGLRPLPGR; this is encoded by the coding sequence ATGAGCACCGCAGCCCAGCCCAACGACCACTACGACGTCGTCATCCTCGGCGGCGGCCTCGCCGGCCAGACCCTGGCGCGCCATCTACTGCTCGAAACCGAGCGACGCATTCTGCTGCTCGAGTACCTCGACGAGCTGCCGGCGCCGCAGCAGAAGGTCGGTGAATCGTCGGTTCAGCTCGCCGGCTATTACTTCTCGAAGGTCCTCGATCTCGAAGAGCTGCTCTTCCACGAGCACTTCATGAAGTACAACCTACGTTTCTATTGGAAGAGCGGCGACCGGCCCAACGACGCCTTCGAGGATTACTCCCAGGCCTACATCCGACCGTTCTCCAATATCGCCAGCTACCAGCTCGATCGCAACGCCTTCGAGGGCGCCCTGCTCGAGCGCAACGGCCGCAGCGAGCGCTTCACCCATCAGCTCGGGGCGCGACGCATCAAGGCCCCCCTCGAGGGCCCCGGACCTCACCCGGTGACCTACTCGGCCGCCGGCCGGGATCACCGGGTGACCGCCGACTGGGTGGTCGACACCACCGGCCGGATGCGCTTCGTGGCCAACCGCCGCCAGCTCCAGCGCGACAATCCCATCCACCACGGCGCCTACTTCTGGTGGGTCGATGGCCTGGTCGACATCGAAAAGCTGAGCGACCAGAGCCGCCGCCAGCAGCGCCAGCGGGCCAGCCGGCGACAGACCGGTCACCTGCCCTTTTGGCTCGCCACCAACCATTTCATGGGGCGAGGGCTTCTGGTTCTGGGTCATTCCGCTGCAGGGCAAGACCAGCCTCGGCCTGGTCTACGACCGCTCCCTGGTCGATGA
- a CDS encoding carotenoid oxygenase family protein encodes MTQAAAPLEVLFELDPWEGTCELEAPATTLPDWLDGTCYFNGPGAFRKGELAYRHWLDGDGIVSALTLGQGRQRFTRRFVASTKRQDEAAAGRALYRTFGTAFEGDRLRRGLGLESPVNVSAVPFSGTLLAFGEQGLPWSLDPVTLETRGEHTFGGRLNAISPLSAHPCIDPESGEMFNFGLSYAARRPLLNLYRFAADGELLSRRRIGLPYPCSIHDFGLSRRFATFYVNPHLLDVASLMNDGRAVLDSLSWQPDLGSQLLVVDRESGAETARLDIAGRACLHHIHSFEADGLLFIDVLELDEPAYEQYQPLPSLYATVAAGRPTRFVVDPEASRLLEERRLPYDSAPDFPAFDSRLADRDYDDFWFLGISERARPGAKFFDQLCHLRWSDEGQDLWTCPAGQVLASEPIFAGRPGRPGEGLIICHLFDLAARRSEMLFFDAGEVAAGPRHRLTLPAAITACFHGTFAASSA; translated from the coding sequence GTGACCCAGGCCGCAGCTCCCCTCGAGGTGCTCTTCGAGCTCGACCCTTGGGAGGGAACCTGCGAGCTCGAGGCGCCGGCCACGACCCTCCCCGACTGGCTCGACGGCACCTGCTACTTCAACGGACCGGGTGCCTTCCGCAAGGGCGAGCTGGCCTATCGCCACTGGCTCGACGGCGACGGCATCGTCTCCGCCCTGACCCTCGGGCAAGGCCGCCAGCGCTTCACCCGTCGCTTCGTCGCCAGCACCAAGCGCCAGGACGAGGCGGCCGCCGGGAGGGCCCTCTACCGCACCTTTGGCACCGCCTTCGAAGGCGATCGCCTGCGCCGCGGCCTCGGTCTCGAATCGCCGGTCAACGTCAGCGCCGTCCCTTTCTCCGGCACGCTGCTGGCCTTCGGCGAGCAGGGCCTGCCCTGGTCCCTCGATCCGGTGACCCTGGAAACCCGCGGCGAGCACACCTTCGGAGGTCGTCTCAACGCCATCAGCCCCCTCTCGGCCCATCCCTGCATCGATCCCGAGAGCGGCGAAATGTTCAACTTCGGCCTTTCCTACGCCGCCCGGCGGCCCCTCCTCAACCTCTACCGCTTCGCCGCCGATGGTGAGCTGCTGTCGCGCCGCCGGATTGGACTGCCCTATCCCTGCTCGATCCACGACTTCGGCCTCAGCCGGCGCTTCGCGACTTTCTACGTCAACCCTCATCTGCTCGACGTCGCCTCGCTGATGAACGACGGCCGTGCCGTCCTCGACAGCCTCTCCTGGCAGCCCGATCTCGGCAGCCAGTTGCTGGTGGTCGACCGTGAGTCGGGAGCCGAGACCGCACGCCTCGACATCGCCGGCCGTGCCTGCCTGCACCACATCCACAGCTTCGAGGCCGACGGGCTCTTGTTCATCGACGTCCTCGAGCTCGATGAGCCGGCCTACGAGCAGTACCAGCCCCTGCCGTCCCTCTATGCCACCGTCGCCGCCGGCCGGCCAACTCGTTTCGTAGTCGACCCGGAAGCGTCGCGCTTGCTCGAGGAGCGCCGCCTACCCTACGACTCGGCGCCGGACTTTCCCGCTTTCGACAGCCGCCTCGCCGACCGCGACTACGACGACTTCTGGTTCCTCGGCATCTCGGAGCGCGCGCGACCAGGCGCCAAGTTCTTCGATCAGCTCTGCCATCTGCGCTGGAGTGACGAAGGCCAAGATCTGTGGACCTGCCCCGCCGGCCAGGTCCTGGCCAGCGAGCCGATCTTCGCCGGCCGCCCCGGGCGCCCCGGCGAAGGCCTGATCATCTGCCACCTCTTCGATCTGGCGGCGCGCCGCTCGGAGATGCTGTTTTTCGACGCTGGCGAGGTCGCCGCCGGTCCCCGCCATCGCCTGACCCTGCCGGCCGCCATCACCGCCTGCTTCCACGGGACCTTCGCCGCCAGCTCAGCCTGA
- a CDS encoding PA domain-containing protein, producing MSSSCRSFLAALLLTLVALPLAAATVTIVNVDPPGVGFNDPTPAVPVGGNPGTTLGQQRLNAFQYAAGLWAATLDSTIEIRVQASNPPLNCDASSAVLGAAGTIQIFANFANAPFTNTWYPVALANKLAGSDLAPGAPGTNADDLVAFFNSDIDNNPNCLAGTNWYYGLDHNNGTDIDFVATVTHEIGHGIGFASFTDESTGQYIGPPFFPSIFDRFLFDNDQGLFWDQMTNAQRMTSAVNCCGLVWDGPQVNMFAPLILDSGAAGLQISAPAGIAGSYAVGTASFGPPLASPGVSGTLELVNDGVGTTSDGCEALVGFTAGNIALIDRGSCAFTQKVVNAEAAGATAVIIADNVAGCPPPGLGGTDPGIGIPSVRITLDDGNLIKANLPGVTGNVGIDQSQLAGADEDGNVKMFSPDPVQPGSSISHWDTSTFPNLTMEPFATGDLTDDLDLTPMAMHDIGWMLLQTCGNNLREGIEKCDGTDLFGQTCRSQGFDGGALACSATCDAFDTSACFTCNDGPSKGSWNQPDSLSFGSMGGYLYDSSGAIVYKIIGTLTPTSTTSGIISGIIYDGNAPDPDFFFSGNYKESNSGSVDFGSFEAKIVPFGSNAAVGSIAGRWKDKQPLSSIGIFEGKWEICQ from the coding sequence ATGTCGAGTAGCTGCCGTTCATTCCTCGCCGCCCTGCTCCTGACCCTCGTCGCGCTGCCGCTGGCGGCGGCCACCGTCACTATCGTCAACGTCGACCCGCCGGGCGTCGGCTTCAACGACCCGACGCCGGCCGTGCCGGTGGGCGGCAACCCCGGTACCACCCTCGGCCAGCAGCGCCTGAATGCCTTCCAGTACGCCGCCGGCCTGTGGGCCGCGACCCTCGACAGCACGATCGAGATTCGGGTCCAGGCGAGCAATCCTCCGCTCAACTGCGACGCCTCCTCGGCGGTGCTGGGAGCGGCTGGCACGATCCAGATCTTCGCCAACTTCGCCAACGCCCCGTTCACCAACACCTGGTATCCGGTGGCTCTCGCCAACAAGCTGGCGGGGAGCGACCTGGCGCCCGGCGCGCCGGGCACCAACGCCGATGACCTGGTGGCGTTCTTCAACTCCGATATCGATAACAATCCCAACTGCTTGGCGGGCACCAACTGGTACTACGGCCTCGACCACAACAACGGCACCGACATCGACTTCGTCGCCACCGTCACCCACGAAATCGGTCACGGCATCGGCTTCGCCAGCTTCACCGACGAGTCCACCGGTCAGTACATCGGCCCGCCGTTCTTCCCTTCGATCTTCGATCGCTTCCTGTTCGACAACGACCAGGGCTTGTTCTGGGATCAGATGACCAACGCCCAGCGGATGACCTCGGCGGTCAACTGCTGCGGCCTGGTGTGGGACGGCCCGCAGGTCAACATGTTCGCGCCGCTGATTCTCGATAGCGGCGCCGCCGGTCTGCAGATTTCGGCACCGGCGGGCATCGCCGGCTCCTATGCCGTCGGCACGGCGAGCTTCGGTCCGCCGTTGGCGAGCCCGGGAGTCAGCGGCACCCTCGAGCTGGTCAACGATGGCGTCGGCACCACCAGCGACGGCTGTGAGGCGCTGGTCGGCTTCACCGCCGGCAACATCGCCTTGATCGATCGCGGTAGCTGCGCCTTCACCCAGAAGGTGGTCAACGCCGAAGCCGCCGGAGCAACGGCAGTGATCATCGCCGACAATGTCGCCGGCTGCCCGCCGCCGGGACTCGGTGGCACCGACCCCGGCATCGGCATCCCGTCGGTGCGCATCACCCTCGACGACGGCAACCTGATCAAGGCCAACCTGCCGGGCGTCACCGGAAACGTCGGCATCGATCAGAGCCAGCTCGCCGGCGCCGACGAAGACGGCAACGTCAAGATGTTCTCGCCGGATCCGGTTCAGCCGGGCTCCTCGATCTCTCACTGGGACACCAGCACCTTCCCCAACCTGACCATGGAGCCCTTCGCCACCGGCGATCTGACGGACGATCTCGACCTGACGCCGATGGCGATGCACGACATCGGTTGGATGCTGCTGCAGACCTGTGGCAACAACCTCCGCGAGGGCATCGAGAAGTGCGACGGCACGGACCTCTTCGGGCAGACCTGCCGCAGCCAAGGCTTCGACGGCGGCGCGCTGGCCTGCTCGGCGACCTGCGACGCCTTCGACACCTCCGCCTGCTTCACCTGCAACGACGGTCCCAGCAAGGGGTCCTGGAATCAGCCGGACAGCCTCTCCTTCGGCAGCATGGGAGGCTATCTCTACGATTCGAGCGGTGCCATCGTCTACAAGATCATCGGCACGCTGACGCCGACCAGCACCACCAGCGGCATCATCAGCGGCATCATCTATGACGGCAACGCTCCCGACCCGGACTTCTTCTTCTCCGGCAACTACAAGGAGTCGAACAGCGGTAGCGTCGACTTTGGCAGCTTCGAAGCCAAGATCGTGCCCTTCGGCAGCAACGCCGCGGTGGGATCCATCGCCGGGCGCTGGAAGGACAAGCAGCCGCTGTCTTCGATCGGGATCTTCGAAGGCAAGTGGGAGATCTGCCAGTAG
- a CDS encoding NAD(P)H-quinone oxidoreductase, which yields MLAVLPTRNPETPWPFLGDLADPLPARGEVLVEVRAAGLNRADLLQLRGLYPPPPGESEVPGLECAGVIADLGEEVEGWRVGDRVMALLAGGGHGELVTVPQGQLMPLPNGWSFVQGAAVPEAALTAWTNLVEEGRMSSGEAVAITGANGGVGSFAVQLASALGARVLAVGRRAAALEPLRDLGATVTVPMASDLPAALRRANGGEGLDLVMDLVGGEWLPRLLLALKTGGRLVLVGITAGRTAEIPLDVVLRRRLRIVGSVLRPRPREEKARLVAAFHAVAEPWLEDGTLQPVVDRVLPFAEIATAYQALAAGGVEGKVIVEISPH from the coding sequence ATGCTTGCAGTGCTTCCGACCCGCAATCCCGAGACGCCGTGGCCCTTCCTCGGCGACCTCGCCGATCCCCTGCCGGCCCGTGGCGAGGTGCTGGTGGAGGTGCGCGCCGCCGGCCTCAACCGCGCCGATCTGTTGCAGCTGCGCGGACTCTACCCGCCGCCGCCCGGCGAGAGCGAAGTACCCGGGCTCGAGTGTGCCGGCGTGATCGCGGACCTCGGGGAAGAGGTCGAGGGCTGGCGGGTGGGGGATCGCGTCATGGCCCTGCTCGCCGGTGGCGGTCACGGTGAGCTGGTGACCGTCCCCCAAGGGCAGCTCATGCCGCTACCGAATGGCTGGAGCTTCGTCCAGGGAGCGGCGGTCCCGGAGGCGGCGCTGACGGCCTGGACCAACCTGGTGGAGGAGGGGCGCATGTCGAGTGGCGAAGCGGTCGCCATCACCGGCGCCAACGGCGGTGTCGGCAGCTTTGCGGTGCAGCTCGCGTCAGCCCTCGGAGCAAGGGTGCTGGCCGTCGGTCGGCGTGCCGCGGCGCTCGAGCCGTTGCGCGATCTGGGCGCCACCGTCACGGTGCCGATGGCTTCCGACCTGCCGGCGGCGCTGCGCCGCGCCAATGGCGGCGAGGGCCTCGATCTGGTGATGGATCTGGTCGGCGGCGAATGGCTGCCGCGGCTGCTGCTGGCCCTCAAGACCGGCGGACGCCTGGTGCTGGTGGGGATCACGGCGGGACGCACGGCGGAGATTCCTCTCGATGTCGTTCTGCGCCGCCGGCTACGGATCGTCGGATCCGTTCTGCGACCGCGGCCGCGGGAAGAGAAGGCACGCCTGGTGGCCGCCTTCCACGCCGTCGCCGAGCCCTGGCTCGAGGACGGTACCTTGCAGCCGGTGGTCGACCGGGTGCTGCCCTTCGCCGAGATCGCCACCGCCTACCAGGCGCTCGCCGCGGGTGGCGTTGAGGGCAAGGTCATCGTCGAGATTTCGCCCCACTGA
- a CDS encoding formate--tetrahydrofolate ligase: MQGKDRLRTIEGLADHLGIDRQNVIPYGTEKAKVQLDALDSDRPQGKLVLVSAITPTKAGEGKTTTSIGLAQGLAHIGQQAALALREPSLGPTFGMKGGATGGGRSIVIPEADINLHFTGDFHAISAANNLLAALLDNHLHHGNELGIDVRQISWRRVVDLNDRALRNVIVGLGGPMQGVPRENGFDITPASEVMAVLCLSEGEEDLRARLSRLQVAVNRDGDPVTAADLKAVGSMMVVLKDALMPNLVQTIEGVPAFIHGGPFANIAHGCNSVLATKMALANSDWVVTEAGFGFDLGGEKFFDIKCRSAGLDPAVVVLVATVRALRHHGSGSGDNDPAAVAAGIPNLQKHIENARQFGYEPVVALNQFGDDTEDEIAVVERACAEMGTPFAVSDHFGQGGVGAADLAALVVAHAESHRQPHRPLYEVDQPIKEKMETVAQRIYGASAVNYTPKAEKDLRRIENVGLSNLPLCVAKTPASLSDNPALAGRPEGFEITVGSVVAAAGAGFVIPLLGNILRMPGLAKVPQAHHIDLVDGEIRNLR; the protein is encoded by the coding sequence ATGCAAGGGAAAGACCGTCTGCGCACCATCGAAGGGCTCGCCGATCATCTCGGAATCGACCGTCAGAATGTCATCCCGTACGGCACCGAGAAGGCCAAGGTCCAGCTCGACGCCCTCGACAGCGACCGCCCCCAGGGCAAGCTGGTCCTGGTGTCGGCGATCACGCCGACCAAGGCCGGCGAAGGCAAGACCACCACTTCCATCGGCCTCGCCCAGGGGCTCGCCCACATCGGCCAGCAGGCTGCCCTCGCGCTGCGCGAGCCGTCCCTCGGACCGACCTTCGGCATGAAGGGCGGCGCCACCGGCGGCGGCCGCTCGATCGTGATTCCGGAAGCCGACATCAACCTCCACTTCACCGGCGACTTCCACGCCATCTCGGCGGCCAACAACCTGCTGGCGGCCCTCCTCGACAACCACCTGCACCACGGCAACGAGCTCGGCATCGACGTCCGCCAGATTTCCTGGCGGCGGGTTGTCGACCTCAACGATCGCGCCCTGCGCAACGTCATCGTCGGCCTCGGCGGCCCGATGCAGGGGGTCCCGCGGGAGAACGGCTTCGACATCACTCCGGCCTCGGAGGTGATGGCGGTGCTGTGCCTATCCGAAGGTGAAGAGGACCTGCGGGCACGGCTCTCCCGACTGCAGGTGGCAGTCAACCGCGACGGCGACCCGGTGACCGCCGCCGACCTCAAGGCGGTGGGCTCGATGATGGTGGTGCTGAAGGACGCCCTGATGCCCAACCTGGTGCAGACCATCGAGGGCGTGCCGGCCTTCATCCACGGCGGCCCCTTCGCCAACATCGCCCACGGCTGCAACTCGGTGCTGGCCACCAAAATGGCCCTCGCCAACTCCGACTGGGTGGTGACCGAAGCGGGCTTCGGCTTCGACCTCGGGGGCGAGAAGTTCTTCGACATCAAGTGCCGCTCCGCCGGCCTCGACCCGGCGGTGGTGGTGCTGGTCGCCACCGTTCGCGCTCTCCGCCACCACGGCAGCGGCAGCGGCGACAACGACCCGGCGGCGGTCGCCGCCGGCATCCCCAACCTCCAAAAGCACATCGAGAACGCCCGCCAGTTCGGCTACGAGCCGGTGGTCGCCCTCAATCAGTTCGGCGACGACACCGAGGACGAGATCGCCGTCGTCGAGCGCGCCTGCGCCGAGATGGGAACGCCCTTCGCGGTGTCCGATCACTTCGGCCAGGGCGGTGTCGGCGCCGCCGACCTCGCCGCCCTGGTGGTGGCCCACGCCGAATCCCACCGCCAGCCCCATCGCCCGCTCTACGAAGTCGACCAGCCGATCAAGGAGAAGATGGAGACGGTCGCCCAGCGCATCTACGGTGCCTCGGCGGTCAACTACACGCCGAAGGCCGAGAAAGACCTGCGGCGGATCGAGAATGTCGGCCTCTCGAACCTGCCCCTATGCGTCGCCAAGACGCCGGCGTCGCTCTCCGACAACCCCGCCCTGGCCGGCCGGCCAGAAGGGTTCGAGATCACCGTCGGCAGCGTCGTCGCCGCCGCCGGCGCCGGCTTCGTGATTCCGCTGCTCGGCAACATCCTGCGCATGCCGGGCCTCGCCAAGGTGCCCCAGGCGCACCACATCGACCTGGTCGACGGCGAGATCCGAAACTTGCGTTAA
- a CDS encoding NCS1 family nucleobase:cation symporter-1, translating into MDREGIESSPLYNADLAPVPPAGRTWSWWNFAALWVGMAVCIPTYTMAAGLISQGMTWRQALATIALGNLVVLVPMVANAHAGTRYGIPFPVLLRASFGTLGANVPALMRALVACGWFGIQTWIGGSAIYSLLAVLFEFTPAGVAEALPIVGISAGQLACFLLFWALNIAIILRGIESIKRLEVFAAPVLLLISLGLLAWAVRVGGGLGSLLSRMDAVHSEAPPSDFWRLFWPNLTAMVGFWATLSLNIPDFSRFARRQRDQFVGQLVGLPTTMTLFAFVGVAVTGATVLAFGEAIWDPVLLLARFEGWAVVLALLGLTLATLSTNIAANVVSPANDFSNLAPRRIDFKTGGLITGGLGIAIMPWRLFNDLGAYIFTWLIGYGALLGSIAGVMLVDYFLLRRCRLEVEGLYRPDGPYSFRRGFNGRALLAMALGILPNLPGFLAQATHGAIAVAPFWSGLYTHGWFVSLGTAGVIYALLSFSGGRQAP; encoded by the coding sequence ATGGACCGCGAGGGAATCGAGAGCTCGCCGTTGTACAACGCCGACCTGGCGCCAGTGCCGCCGGCGGGTCGAACCTGGAGCTGGTGGAACTTCGCCGCCCTGTGGGTGGGGATGGCGGTCTGCATTCCGACCTACACGATGGCCGCCGGGCTCATCTCCCAAGGCATGACCTGGCGCCAGGCGCTGGCGACCATCGCCCTCGGCAACCTGGTGGTGTTGGTGCCGATGGTGGCCAATGCCCATGCCGGTACCCGCTACGGGATTCCGTTTCCGGTGCTGCTGCGCGCCTCCTTCGGCACTCTCGGGGCCAATGTCCCGGCGCTGATGCGGGCGCTGGTCGCCTGCGGCTGGTTCGGGATCCAGACCTGGATCGGCGGCTCGGCGATCTACAGCCTACTGGCCGTGCTCTTCGAATTCACCCCGGCGGGGGTGGCGGAAGCCCTGCCCATCGTCGGCATCTCGGCCGGGCAACTGGCCTGCTTCCTGTTGTTCTGGGCGCTCAACATCGCCATCATCTTGCGCGGCATCGAGAGCATCAAGCGTCTCGAAGTCTTCGCCGCGCCGGTGCTACTGCTGATCAGCCTCGGTCTGCTCGCCTGGGCGGTGCGGGTAGGGGGCGGCCTGGGCTCTCTGTTGAGTCGCATGGACGCGGTCCACAGCGAGGCTCCGCCGAGCGACTTCTGGCGCTTGTTCTGGCCCAACTTGACGGCGATGGTGGGTTTCTGGGCGACGCTGTCGCTCAACATCCCCGACTTCTCGCGTTTCGCCCGCCGCCAGCGCGATCAGTTCGTTGGCCAGCTCGTCGGACTGCCGACCACCATGACACTGTTCGCCTTTGTCGGCGTCGCCGTCACCGGTGCCACGGTGCTGGCCTTCGGCGAAGCGATCTGGGATCCGGTGCTGCTACTCGCCAGATTCGAGGGCTGGGCGGTGGTTCTCGCGCTCCTCGGGCTCACCCTGGCGACCCTCTCGACCAACATCGCCGCCAACGTGGTGTCGCCGGCCAACGACTTCTCGAACCTCGCACCGCGGCGCATCGACTTCAAGACCGGTGGCTTGATCACCGGCGGCTTGGGTATCGCCATCATGCCCTGGCGCCTGTTCAATGACCTCGGGGCCTACATCTTCACCTGGCTGATCGGCTATGGCGCTCTCCTCGGCTCCATCGCCGGCGTCATGCTGGTGGACTATTTCCTGCTGCGCCGGTGCCGCCTGGAGGTGGAAGGGCTCTACCGGCCCGATGGGCCCTACAGCTTTCGCCGCGGCTTCAACGGCCGCGCCTTGCTGGCGATGGCTCTGGGAATCCTGCCGAATCTCCCGGGTTTCCTCGCCCAGGCGACCCACGGCGCCATCGCCGTGGCGCCCTTCTGGTCCGGCCTCTACACCCACGGCTGGTTCGTCAGCCTGGGGACGGCCGGTGTGATCTATGCGCTGCTGTCCTTCTCAGGGGGCCGTCAGGCCCCCTGA